From Paenibacillus sp. PvR098:
TGTCCCGCCTAGCGCGATCCCAAAGACCCTATCCGATTCCTGCAGAGGTAAGCCCGCCTTTTTAGCGAAATCTATTCCTTTATCGATCCCGATTTCCTTAAGCAGGGCTACTGCCGGAATGTTATGAGATTTAACCAGGGCTTCCTCGAGCGTAACCCAGCCATGAAACTTCTTCAAATAGTTCATGGGCTTATATCCGCCGCCAAAATCCGTCTCCTCATCATGGATAAGATCTTTTGGTCCAAAGCCTTCACTCAATGCAGGGGCATACACCAGAACCGGCTTAAACGTTGATCCGGGTTGGCGTTCGTTTTGCGTAGCATAGTTAAATTCCCGAAATTTCTGATTCGGGTTTCTGGAGCCAACAATCCCCAGCACTGCGCCGGTTTGAGGATCCATTAGCACAATTCCGCTCTGCAGCCCCCCTTTATCCTCAGGAAATGAAGAGGGATTCCTGTATACTTCTTCAGCTGCTAGCTGCACCTTGGGATCCATATTCGTGTGAATATGTAAGCCGGAAGATAAGATCTGCTCCTCCGTTAAGCCATATTTTTCAATCGCTTCGTTAATGGCATGATCTATATAAGAGGAGTAGAACTTGGGCATTTTTTCTGCCGTTTTGTCATACAGTTTGATCTCCTCTTTTTGGGCCTTGTCCCGCTCCTGTGCTGTAATTTTTCCCTGCTCGGCCATGAGGCTTAATACCAGATTTCTACGCTCCTTAGATTGATCTGGCTTTTTGACAGGCGAGTAATAGGTGGGTGACTTGGGGATTCCCGCCAGAAGCGCGCTTTCCGCCAAAGATAATTCCGAGGCTTCTTTGCCAAAGTACATTTTTGCCGCACGCTGCAGCCCCCAGGCTCCTTCTCCAAAATAAATATGATTCAAATACCTCTCTAAAATTTGCTCTTTTGTATAGCTTTTTTCTATTTTAATGGAAGCAACCGCTTCATTCAGCTTTCTGGTGTAGGTTTGCTCAGAGGTAAACAGCATCGTTTTGGCCAGCTGCTGTGTAATGGTGCTGCCGCCCTGCACGGTATACCCAGACTTCATATTCGTGTAGAAGGCGCGAGCAATGCCATAGTAATCAAGTCCGTTATGCTCATAAAAGCGAGCGTCCTCGACGGCTATAACTGCATCCAGCATGCTCTTTGGAAAGTCATCGAATGGTAAATATTCAATCTTCGCATTGGTCAGCTCCGCCATGACCTTTCCGCCGCGGTCATAAAAAAATGTGGACCGGGATATCTCTTTATCCAACACAGAAATGTCCATACTGCGGTACATCGACTGATACATATTCCAAACCATAGATAAAGCCAACAACACGATGACTGTTAAGAAGGAAACAAACAGCAGAATGAAAATTTTTAGGTTTGAGACTTTCTTCGGCACTTCCTCCGTTCCATGTAATGGTTCCATTCAGCAATCCCCCATGTTTCCTTTTTACAGGTTCTTTACCACGGAACGCATAATATCAAACAGTATTGTCTTAAGAAACTTGAAAAAGATCGCTTGTTGTTTCAGAATTCGTTAAAAAGTAGTAAAATAGAACATGACGATCGTGGAAGTAGACATGAATTCCATATTTAGAGGACAATAGATTCTTTTGGAGGGTAGTTAGTGAATAAGACGAATGATTTAATGAGTGATGCCATGGAGATGTTGGCGACAACGAGCAGAACCTTTTATATTCCGATAAGCGGTTTAGTACCAGGACTTAAGGAAGCGGTAGCCTCTGCCTATCTTTGTATGCGGGCGATTGATGAGATCGAAGATCATCCAGAGCTCGCCCCCGATGTAAAAATAAAGCTGCTGCAAGGAGTAAGTAAGCATCTGAATGAACCTGCTAAGCTGGAATCTCTTTTCTCTCCCTATCAAGAGAGCCTACATGATGTAACCCTGCGTCTCAGTGATTGGGTAGAGCTTTGTCCAACCTCGATTGCCCCGCGCGTGATTCAAAGTACCGCAATGATGTCGGACCAAATGGCTGAGTGGGTAGGTAGAGAGTGGAACATACAGACGGAAGAAGATTTGGATTACTATACATACTGCGTTGCAGGAGCGGTGGGCGAGCTGCTGACTGATCTTTGGATGTGGTATGACGGTACAGAAACCGATCGTGTCAAATCGGTAGCCTTCGGACGTGGTCTTCAGGCTGTCAATATTCTACGCAACCGCATAGAGGATTCTAGCAGAGGCGTGGATTTCTTTCCCGATCATTGGGGAGTGGATGAGATGTTCGTCTATACCCGGCGCAATTTGGATTTGGCCAATGACTATATTGCAGACATTAAGCCAGGCCCGATTCTGGATTTCTGCAGTATTCCGTTGGCGCTTGCCCACGCAACTGTTCACGCTCTGGCTGCCGGTGAGAGTAAGCTAAATCGAGCCGCTGTATTGGAGATTGTAAGCCGGCTGACTGGGGAAGCCAAAACATAGAACTCGGATGAGGAATAGACAGAGTAAGGGCATGTTACTACGGCAGCATGCTCTTTTTGATGCATTACTATGTATCGGTGTCCGGAGGCGGGAATGAGATGAAGCCCTGTTCTTGGGGCTTTTGACTGATTTCACTTCGACTATTAGCTTCGCCGCGGCTAAACAGTGCTGCTATACATAGTAATCCGGAGCTTCATAATATAAAAATTCATGCTTGTCTGCAATGCTCTGAGCCATAACTCCTGCGGATGGCTTCCGTTTAATTTCGTTCTCCTCATGCAGGAATAAGGATCTGATGCCATACCTCTCTTTTAAATTCACTAATCGATTCAATACGGACTGAGACCATTCCTGGCTTTCTTTATAAGAAAACAAAGGATTTTCCCAGCAAATCCCGTCGAGGAATGGTGCGGTTTGAAGGCATAAACGTTCCAGACCGTTATTTTGGATAATGACATGACGAGGAAACAATTGACGAAGGTCCCGTGTAATTTCCGTTGCCCGTTCGATTTGAAGTTGACTTTCGACCACAGGAATATCCGGAGATTCCACATTCCCAATGGTATCCATAAAGATTCCGTCATACCCTTCATGCACCAAGAGCTTCCCCATTTGATACTGAAGCAAGCCTCTCCATCGTTTGGATTTCAAATCCATCATATAGGTGTCAAAGGACGGTTTATACATTCTTTCACCGTTCACCTTCAAGAAATCCTCTTCCTTCAGCCTGCCATACATCTCATGAAACGGCCCTTGCTCCATGATGGTCACATAACCGATGACTAGCGTATCCGATTCCTTCAAGGCTTGGATTTCTTGGGCGGTGTGAGCGCTCGGTTCTACAATGGCGATATTAAATTGGGACAATTGACTGATCTGTCCGCGTCCGTAGTAAACGGCAAAGCTGCGTGCGTCCTGAAACAACTGTCTTCTGTTTCTCATCCCATCTCATCCTTCCGCAGGGATCATACCCCAATTTCTCTCAATTCATGCCTTGTCATATATTCCGTGCGAACAATACAGGTTTCACAGCTTTTACCGTGTGCCCTACATAAATTATTTTCAACCTCCCAACATGGAACGTCTCTCTTATAATAAACGGGACACGCTTGGCATATGCTGGAAGGCACGCACAGAAGTTCCGAACAAGTCCCCATAGGACGTCCAGCGACAGACGGACTCAATCGTTTTTTATTCAACCACTGAATAAACACCTGAACGATTTTTTCATCCAGCTGTGCTCCTGCCGCAGACTCTAACGCCTCCAAGGCCTGATTTAAGCTGAGGGCTTCACGATATTTCCGACCTCCAACCTTAGCCAAAAAGGTTTGCACCACAGCAATAATTCTCGAACCGATGGGAATTTCCTCTTCCTTCAAGCCTGACGGGTATCCGTTCCCATCGATTCTCTCATGATGATGCATGATATACGCCGCCAGCCGCTCATTGCCCGTTGCCACATTAACGATGGATGCGCCTACTTCGGCATGAAGCTTCATCAGCTCATATTCTTCATCCGTGTACTTGCCTTCCTTCTCAAACAATTCACTGGATAATCCAAGCACACCGATATTGCTGAGGTAAGCGGCAAGAGCGATATCTTTGATCTCATCCTCCTCCAGCTGCAGCTGACGGGCAATACTTACGGAATACAGGCTCATCAGTTCGGAATAGCCCACGGTATAAGGATTTAAATTATCCAAAAGCCGGGTAAGCATCTTGAGTATATCGAGGTACGCCTGGGAGAACATCTGCAAACCCGACTGGTATCCCATCACAGTTTGAACGTGATCCAGCATGGTGTTCAGAATCATGCGAGTCTCCTGCTCGCGCATATGCTTTCCTTCTTCAAAATATAAGACAAAAACACTATCACCCATCGCTTCCAAACGTATAATGGCGAGTGTCTCCATACCCGCTCCCGCAAAGTATGGAGGCAATTGATAATAAGACTCCTCGTTGCGTTTAATAAAATAAAAGGGATCGCAATTCACATAGGAATGAATGATTTCTAACGTTTCTTTATCCTCATTCAACTCCTCTATCGTCTCTTTGTCCAAGCCCACTTGCATCATCATCTGGTAGGTATCGTTTACCTTCTGAAAGAAGAATCCGCCAGAGGCATTAATGGACCGGATACAGAGCTTGATCAACATATCCATCATCATTTTCCAATCCATCGAGATATTGCTGATCTGCTGTAATGCTCTTCCCGAGGCCACGACAACCTGTGCTTGTGAGCGCGTATGTTCAACAGTAATTAAACCATCCAACAGATGACTCATCTGTTCACTCAACACTTCCAATTGGAGACTTGCTTTCTTGTTTATATTCTCCAGTGGACCGATCAGAATGAGTCCCTTATCTCCCACAGGAATAAACAACAACGGGATGTCCCCTTCAACGACTTTTTTGACTTCGTACACTCTTTTGGATACCGGCAAGGATAACGGATGCATATAGGCGTCACTTTGAAATTCCAGCAGTCCACTGTAGGAAGGGCGGATATTCCCATAATCCCTCGACAAATAACGGACGGCTTTAAGGACATAGTTTTGCTTCTTATTATCCATGATGTAGAAGGTATAGGTAGGGGCGTCCACGATGTATGAAACCAACTCCAGCAGCCGATCGAGATTTTCCTCCAGACCTTTGTCCGGATGGACGGTTTTGTACATGTCCTTGACTAGAGCAAACTGGCTTTCCAGTTTCTTAAGCTTGATCTTATTCGCCCAATATAACAGGATGGCCGCCACAGCAGCCATTGCCATCACGATTAACAACCATGTTTGATTCTGACTCCATAACCCATTGGTATTCATCTGCTGCTATCCTTCTCCCCAAATTTCCTTTTGAATTTCCTTACGGTTTCGCTCTTGTTCAAAATGATAGATCACGATGCGGTCATCTTCATAGTAGATATTCGCTTTGGGATTCATGACATGATACCTGTCCATCCAATCCTGTAAATCCCGTAATTCCTGATCCCATCTTGAATACTGGAAGGCAAGATGTCCAGCGGTCAGGTCATCGTTGATTTCACGGAGCCTCTTTTCATGAAAAATAAACACATGGGAAGGGATATTTGCATCCGGGTATTCGGTACCGTTTCGGGTCAAACTCGCTTGGGAAGGATCATAGTTTTGTACGAGCTCATGAATATTCATATGAAATCCCTTCCCCCTGACGATGGAAGCCCATGAATCCTTGCCGACAATCATCCAGCTCCTTGGGCTGTATTCCTCACTAATGGTCAGATACTGCGCTGCAGCCTCGTCCCAGTCGACTTTCAGAGGCTGAACGGGCTGAAAAGAGGTAAAATATACGCCTGTGGCAATCAGAGCTGCAAGCATAGCCGATTCCAACCCTTTTTTATAAGAAAACCCGCCGAGGCTTTGAACAAGATAGTGCCAAATAAAGCCCGCAGCCACACAGACTACCAAGGTGAATATGGAAGGTCCTGCGTTCAACATCACCGGGTCGGCGGGACTGACTTGAAACAGCTGGGCAAATAATGGATGGAATGGTTTACCCATAACAAAGCCGATGACGATGGGGACTACCGAAATGGCCGCAGCCGCAACCCATGATATCAAAACCTCTAGGACGGAGGCACTGTTTTTTTTCCTTTTCATGATGATCACGGTCAAAATGATGATGCACACCCCAACCAAAAGAAGCAAAAAAACAACAGGATCGGTCAGCGCGATCACAACCATTCCAGCGGCCATCGTCTGAAATGCGTCCCGGTTTCTTCCCCGTAAATATAAGATTAAAAAATACAAGGTAGGCAGCAAAAATACGTAAGCAAACGTTCTCGGATCCGCCTCGGCTTGCCATTCCCAGTACAGCGGATCCGTATATTCGCCCAGCAATGCAAACAGGCTCACCCCAACGATGCCTCCGAATCTGCTGCCGGTTAAACGGGATATGAAAAAGTATATGCCCAGCATGATGAGGATCGAGCTAAGCGGACCGGTATACTCCGCCATATATAATGTATCGATCCGTGAGAACTCCTGAATGCCAGCCCAGAACACATAAAAGCCCTGGGGTAATATACCGTCGTTAAACAACAACTGATCACGAACATCTTTTACCCATTTCAACGTCGTGTATCGATTTCCATAAGATGGGGCGGCATGGTTAAAAGCATCGTAAAAACGTAAATACCCCGCAAAAGCAAGAACACCGAGTAAGCAGCAGGTTCCGACAAGCTTATCATACGACGAGAACCGTTCGCTTACCGTTTCTTTCATCTGTTTAAGCATGTGGCTGGCATAGTCGTACAGAACCTGCTTCAGCTTATATTTTCCGTCAAAATAGTCATAGATCAAGGTTTCAAAATTAGATAACGAATCGTCCATTCCTGCCTTCTTTTGGCGCATGATATGGATTCGATTCCCTATAGCAATGAGAAGAAAAGCGACGGACATGAGTTCAAATAATTTCAATATGACCAATACGTAACCCAAAGTCATCATGATACAACTCATTTTCAAAACATTGGAAACGATTTTCTCCATCCCATCATGATACGGAGTCCGAAAAAATAACCAAGGCACAATGACCAGTAACAAAAGAAGGGATATGCCATAATGGAGGACCGGCATGATTTGATCAATAAACAAATTAGGCTTCCTCCATAATCAAGATGCCGCATACATATAATAATCCAATTTTTTCAACACCGAGTACACCTGTCGCAGGGATAAAACCACAAACACAAGGGAAGCCACAAGAAAGCCAAGCACCGCATATTCATATCCAAACCATCGGCTTAGTACGAATCCCAAAACCACATTCACCAGCAATGCGGGTATAATCGACTTGATCACTTTATGCGGTTGAGATAATGAAAATAAAGTAACTACGTTCATCAATGCAACGGCCAGCAATACATAGCCAATTAATGAAACAATAAATACAAAGTGAGTGATCGGATTATGATAGATCACCTCTCCCATCTGCGGGTTAAAGTAATCCATAACTGTGCCTACAAAATAGTATAGCCCGACCGCACTGGCAATCGAAACCATCAATATAAACGCAGCACGTAGGAAGTATTCTTTGATGTATTTCTTATTCATTTCTTCGATGTCTTGTCCCAAGTAACTTTTTTGGCTTAATTGGATGTTGGTCATTAATCGATTCAGCACTACCTCGTTAATTCCCATAGGGATAATCAGCACTAGCATGGAGAAATCCAGCCCCAATTCGTAGTCCCCCCGAAACCAGATCACATAGGGCAAGAAGGCATTGTCGACAGACCAGGCCATAATCCGATCGACAAATAGAAAAGTAAAGTATAATATGCCATATACAAAATAAGGCATCGAATTATAAACCGTAACGGACATCTTCGGCAGATTGGGTTCGATTCCTCTCTCCGCCTTCGCTTCCGCTTTCTTGAAAAAATAATGAGCCAGGGCTATTCCGAACAAAGACACCAGTAAAAGGGAAACTAACTGAGAAACAATAATGTTGACATGAAACACAGCGAATAAAATATATACCATTATGATTCCGATAATAATCAGTGCTGTAAACACTAGCTCTTTTCGCAAAATGTACATAATGGTCACGGAAAGCCAAATCGTATTCAGAAAAAAATAGTAGAGAAGGATGACCACGATAATATGGTTTGGAAAGAGCGGAATCAGCATATTGACAACAATGACGAGCCCCGAAAGAATCATGCTAGCAACGGTTCCCATGGCAATGAAATGAAAAGTAACCCGCCGCGCCATTCGATAGTAACCCTGAATAATGTAAAAGAACCCGCGCCTGGCAATCGCTTGCGTGAACCCTCCAACGGTAATAAAACTGAATATCGTTCCTATCGCGATGGCGGTTGCCAGTTCAACGGACAAGTTTTCATAGGACCAAAGTGAAAACCGAAGGGTAATCATCGAGAATACGGAAACCGCCATAGGAAGAGCAAAGATAGCTCCTCTTAAAAAGTTGCTGACGATCAGTCGTATGGCTTCCAGTACTCCCATTTTCTTTTCTTTGCTGAAAGGTGTGAAAATGACGTTACCGTTGCTCAGCTCCCATAGATGTGAAGCCAATTCGAAAATATGGCTCACTCCAAAGGTTTTCGCTGCACGCTCATCGGTCCAGCCCATGGACTCGAGCAAGGCAGCCATTTCATACCGATCCTCAGGCTGAACCCGGCGCTCTTGTATTTCTTTCAGCAGCTGATCGAGATTTTCGCGCTGCTCATTCAATTTGGGTTTGTAATAAACCACTTCCATCCGCTTACTCTCCCAGTCCCCGAATGACCATATTCACGATCAACTCTGCCAGTTTACCTTCCTGCTCAGCCCTATTCAACACTTCCTCTGTAATGACGGCATTCTTGACTATTATCCAGCCGCCGCTGTTGTCTTTCAAATCCGCACCGGCTATTTTCCCTACAATGTATCTTTTTCTTAATTCATAGGTGTGATCGGTCACCGCCTGGCTTTTCCCGGTTTCGATATGATGTTCATGCGCCGGACTATGAAAAGCCTCTTCCGTCCTTTCGGGTGACGGATAATACATTTCGTACGCCATAGGATGACTCGCCCAGGAATGAGGCTCGAACAGCAGCTGTTCTATATCCTCTTCCCAAAAGCTGTTTCCGCCCACCGTCATCCGCTGCTTCTTTTGCGGTGCAGCCATCATAGGAACAGAAGCCCTGGGCTTCAATGGCAGAGCAGCCGACTCCGTGACAGAGGTTTGGGGCTGTATTGGTGGAGCGACCATCTCTGGCCCCGACACCTTAACCTGCATTGACGGTACAGTCCTCTCCACAGCCGATACCTTTGGCTTCATATGATGAATAGATACGACTTTGGCAGGCAATTCTTTTCTAGTTTCCTGTCTTTCTTCCAAGATCAGCTTCCTGCTTTCCAGCAGGATGCTTTCTTTCAGAATGCTTTCTTTCAGAATGCTTTGTATTAAGGTTTCTTTTATTTCGAGAAGAAGCCGTTCTTTGATTTCATCCTCTACCGCTGACTTCGAGACTTCCACCGGTATTTCTATGGCGGACGCCGCTTCGGTCGCACGATGAACCACGGTTTGATATGGAGCAAGCTTGATCCGCAGCGTTTCCCGTGCTTCTAACAACCTGTTCATCTCTTCATAGATTTGCTGCAGCTCTTTATCCTGCATCTTAAATAGATCATGAATATATGCCATGGCCTGCTTTTCATTTAATCCAAATAATCTTTTCTTCCATTGGATCTTAAAATCGTACTGCTGATTCCGCGGCAGGATGGAAGGCTCGACAGGTTCGACCTGAATATTCGGTTTAGGTGAATTCAGCATTGAAGTACCGGAATCAGCCGCTTGAAACCACGTGAGTTGTTGCTGGATTTGGTCATTTTCTGTTTTGACTTCGTCCAGTTTCTTGTTTAGGTTCATGTTGACTTGATCATGCTTTTGTTTCAAATACGAAACCGTGGCCTTAAAGGACTTGCGCTGTACTCCCCAAAAAGCCCGACCGATCCTTCTTTCTCTCATGCTTCACCTCTCCCTCCGGCTGCTCTACGCAATCAATAAGTCCATGAATACCTGGTATTTTTCCATCTCGTTAAAGGCCATATCGTACTGCCCCAAATGATTATAAGCTTCAGCCAATTCCAACAGCAATA
This genomic window contains:
- a CDS encoding PBP1A family penicillin-binding protein — its product is MEPLHGTEEVPKKVSNLKIFILLFVSFLTVIVLLALSMVWNMYQSMYRSMDISVLDKEISRSTFFYDRGGKVMAELTNAKIEYLPFDDFPKSMLDAVIAVEDARFYEHNGLDYYGIARAFYTNMKSGYTVQGGSTITQQLAKTMLFTSEQTYTRKLNEAVASIKIEKSYTKEQILERYLNHIYFGEGAWGLQRAAKMYFGKEASELSLAESALLAGIPKSPTYYSPVKKPDQSKERRNLVLSLMAEQGKITAQERDKAQKEEIKLYDKTAEKMPKFYSSYIDHAINEAIEKYGLTEEQILSSGLHIHTNMDPKVQLAAEEVYRNPSSFPEDKGGLQSGIVLMDPQTGAVLGIVGSRNPNQKFREFNYATQNERQPGSTFKPVLVYAPALSEGFGPKDLIHDEETDFGGGYKPMNYLKKFHGWVTLEEALVKSHNIPAVALLKEIGIDKGIDFAKKAGLPLQESDRVFGIALGGTSKGTSPLMMAQAYTMFANGGKIAKAYAITKITDSTGRPVGNQAEPVLEPVLDPNVAYTMTMMLQKAVKEGTGQNARMDRPVAGKTGTTQLPDIPEFKDPYGNQLIGSKDAWFVGYTPEIVAAVWLGYERTTKERYLNTTGGKYPASLFRQVVSKALQDTPVTNFTKPKSYVPIVGGTKHVNGDKKAMHALWLERQKQPKKAPRTRMDTPVIPAADIQQNTDLDKGVPDTMADSTEGENSSVETDGAAQAAVKPDTSNHVKEPLVGNKREAGTVSVSGRGAASEGVAETGGGAKGNDGTSSAAQAGSGTTAKPGSRSGSVTASDEGKADQTESDSTISGKAAAGAAKSEPSAKPSDGGSTSGSAKSVTGPTGEPSAGESDAAVGTSSQ
- a CDS encoding squalene/phytoene synthase family protein, whose translation is MNKTNDLMSDAMEMLATTSRTFYIPISGLVPGLKEAVASAYLCMRAIDEIEDHPELAPDVKIKLLQGVSKHLNEPAKLESLFSPYQESLHDVTLRLSDWVELCPTSIAPRVIQSTAMMSDQMAEWVGREWNIQTEEDLDYYTYCVAGAVGELLTDLWMWYDGTETDRVKSVAFGRGLQAVNILRNRIEDSSRGVDFFPDHWGVDEMFVYTRRNLDLANDYIADIKPGPILDFCSIPLALAHATVHALAAGESKLNRAAVLEIVSRLTGEAKT
- a CDS encoding endo alpha-1,4 polygalactosaminidase encodes the protein MRNRRQLFQDARSFAVYYGRGQISQLSQFNIAIVEPSAHTAQEIQALKESDTLVIGYVTIMEQGPFHEMYGRLKEEDFLKVNGERMYKPSFDTYMMDLKSKRWRGLLQYQMGKLLVHEGYDGIFMDTIGNVESPDIPVVESQLQIERATEITRDLRQLFPRHVIIQNNGLERLCLQTAPFLDGICWENPLFSYKESQEWSQSVLNRLVNLKERYGIRSLFLHEENEIKRKPSAGVMAQSIADKHEFLYYEAPDYYV
- a CDS encoding HD domain-containing phosphohydrolase — protein: MNTNGLWSQNQTWLLIVMAMAAVAAILLYWANKIKLKKLESQFALVKDMYKTVHPDKGLEENLDRLLELVSYIVDAPTYTFYIMDNKKQNYVLKAVRYLSRDYGNIRPSYSGLLEFQSDAYMHPLSLPVSKRVYEVKKVVEGDIPLLFIPVGDKGLILIGPLENINKKASLQLEVLSEQMSHLLDGLITVEHTRSQAQVVVASGRALQQISNISMDWKMMMDMLIKLCIRSINASGGFFFQKVNDTYQMMMQVGLDKETIEELNEDKETLEIIHSYVNCDPFYFIKRNEESYYQLPPYFAGAGMETLAIIRLEAMGDSVFVLYFEEGKHMREQETRMILNTMLDHVQTVMGYQSGLQMFSQAYLDILKMLTRLLDNLNPYTVGYSELMSLYSVSIARQLQLEEDEIKDIALAAYLSNIGVLGLSSELFEKEGKYTDEEYELMKLHAEVGASIVNVATGNERLAAYIMHHHERIDGNGYPSGLKEEEIPIGSRIIAVVQTFLAKVGGRKYREALSLNQALEALESAAGAQLDEKIVQVFIQWLNKKRLSPSVAGRPMGTCSELLCVPSSICQACPVYYKRDVPCWEVENNLCRAHGKSCETCIVRTEYMTRHELREIGV